The sequence below is a genomic window from Planctomycetota bacterium.
GGTTCTGGTCGACGTCGCCTGGCCGAGCAACATGAGCTACGCCTCAGGCGAGGGCTCGACCCGCGTCCGCGCATCAGCACGGCGTGCCGTCCGCAAAGCTGCCAAGGCGTGCGGCAGCCACCCGGCGGTCTTTGCGATCAGTGTCGCAAACGAAATCCCGGCCGACGTCGTCCGGTTCAACGGCGCGGCCGAGACCGAAGCCCTGCTGGACGACCTGATGGCGACGGGTCGTCGGTTCGCCGCAGACTGCCTCTTCACCTTCGCCAACTACCCGAGCACCGAATACATCCGCCCGCGCGAGGCGGACTTTGTCACGTTCAACGTCTACCTGCACGACGAGCGTGCCTTCCGCAACTACCTCGCCCGGCTGCAGAGCTTGGCGGGCGAGTTGCCGCTGGTCCTGGGCGAGTACGGCATCGACACGCTCCGCGAGGCCACGCCCGACGAGCAGGCGACGCGTCTCGAAGGCCACCTGCGGGCCGTCTTCGACGAAGGGCTGGCCGGGGCAATCGTCTTCGGCTTCACCGACGAGTGGGTCGTCAACGGCTGGCGAATCGACGACTGGGCGTTCGGCGTCGTCGAGGCGACCCGCGACGAGCAAGGCCAGCGCGTCGTCAAGCCCGCCCTCGACGCCGTGCGCCGCGTCTTCGCCGACGCGCCGCACACGGCCATGGTCGACGGCCTGCCGCTCTGGGACACGCTGCCGAAGGTCTCAGTCATCGTCTGCAGTTACAACGGCGCATCGACCGTTGAGTCGTGCCTGCGCAGCCTCGATCAGCTCAACTACCCGGACTACGAGGTCATCTTCGTCGACGACGGCTCCAAGGACCACACGCAGGAGATCGTCCGCCGCTTCAAACGCGTCCGCAACATCAAGCAGACCAACCACGGCCTGAGCTTCGCCCGCAACGTCGGCCTGCACGCAGCGCGGGGCGAGATCGTCGTTTACACCGACTCCGACTGCGAAGCTGACGAGGACTGGCTCTACCACCTCGTCCTCGCGATGAAGCGCACGGGCCACGCCGGCATGGGTGGGCCAAACCTGATTCCCGACGAGGGCGACTCGGACGCGGGCGTCGTGGCCGAGGCGGTCGGCATGAGTCCCGGCGGGCCGACGCACGTGATGATCGACGATCGCACCGCCGAGCACGTGCCCGGCTGCAACATGGCCTTCCGACGCGACGTCGCGCTCGAAGTCGGTGGCTTCGATGCTGGCTACCGCAAGGCTGGCGACGACGTCGACTTCATCTGGCGTCTGCAGGACAAGGGGTACACCATCGGCTTCAGCCCCGCCGCCCAGGTCTGGCACTACCGCCGCAACAGCATCGAGGCCTACCTCAAGCAGCAGCGCGGCTACGGCGAGGCCGAGGCGATGCTGCAGTTCAAGCACGCCGACAGGTTCAACACGCTCGGCGCCAGCCTCTGGCACGGCCGTATCTACGGCCCGGAGGGCCCGGGCAGCGTCGGACTGCGTCTGGGTCGCGACATCATCTATCACGGCGTCCAGGGCACCGGGCTCTTCCAGACGATCTATCGCCGGCCGATCAGCATGGCCGCGGCGGTGCTGATGAGCCTGGAGTGGCACCTGCTGGCCGCGTTCATCGCCGTGCTCGGCATCGCCTGGCCGACGTTGCTGCTAGTGGCGCTCGGCATGGAACTCACGTCCGCCGGCCTCGCGATCGCCGCGGCCTACCAGCAGCCAGAGCCCAAGCGGCGTCGCTGGTGGAGTCGGCCGCTCGTCGCATACTTGCACTGGCGTCAGCCGATCTCGCGCGGTTGGGCCCGATACGCCTACCGCCTTCGCGGCAAGTGTCGCGGCGTCGGCAGCTTCCGTCGGAATGGCCCGTTGCCGAGGGATCCGGCAGACAAGTCGGTACTCCGCTATTGGTGGGGCAACGGCTGGGGCTCGATCGACGGCCAGGGCGACCGCGATCGGTTCGGCCTGCTCGCACGCGTCGAGGCCGAGGCCAAGGCCGCCAACCTACACGTCCGGCACGACTCCGGCTGGCACGACTGGGACCTGGAGCTCTTCGGCAGCCGTTGGGCGAAGACCCGCGTCGCCAGCGTCGACGAGAAACACGCGGACGGCCGACTGATCCGCGTCCGTGTCTCCAGCCGGATGACCGGCTTCGGCAAGGCGATGCTGGTCGCCTTCATCGCGCTGTCGGTGGTCGCCAGCGTCCGGCTGTATCCGCCAGCCCTGCTGCTCTGGACGCTGCCGGCGCTGTTGATGGTGCGGTACAAAATCTCGGCCATTCGCCTCTCGCGTCGCGTGATGAATCTCGTCGACCTCTCGGCTGAGCGCGTAAAGCTCTTGGGCGTCTGGCCCGAGTCGAAAGCCGCTCCAGTGGAAGAGCCCGTTGGGGAGCCGGCCGAGTCGTTCGATGACATCTCCGTCGACGCCCCCGCCCGCGAATCGAAGCCGATCCTGGCGACCGTTTGAGCCTCCATCCGTCATCCCGAGCGCAGCCGAGGGACCTCGCTTGGATCCGGCTTCGAACGCACAAACGAGGTCCTTCGACTCGCTGCGCTCGCTCAGGATGACGGAGTGGCGGTCACGTGAAGCGTCGCATCAACCAAGGCATCGATCGTCGCCTCAGACGCTTCGGCGTCGACGGTTTGCCCTGCCGCGACGACGGCCTCCGACGTCCGCGGGCCGATGCTGACGACCTTCGCGTTCACCGGCTTCGGCAGCAGATCAAAGAATCCACGGGCGGTGCTGCCGCTGGTGAAGGTCAGCACGTCGGCCTCAGCAACACGGGCCGCGATGTCGGCATCGACTTCGGTGATCTGCTTTGTCTCGTACACCGCGACGTCGTCGACGTGAACGCCACGCTTCCGGAACGCCTCGGCGACGGACGGGCGGCCGATGTCGGCACGCGGCATCAGCACCATCGCCTTGGCTGGATCATCGACCTTCTCAAGCACCGCTTCAGCCACGGCATCGCCATCGAACGTGTCGGGAACCAGATCGGCGCGAAGACGAAGTTCGTCCCAGCAGGTCCGAGCCGTTGCCGGGCCGACGCACGCGACTTTCGTCATCCAGAACGACCTGAAGTCGAAGCCCTTCTCTTCAAGCAGCTCCCGCGTTCGCACGACTCCATTTGGACTTGTGAAGATAAGCCATTCGTACGAACCCATTTCGAGTACGCCGAAGGCCTGCTCGACCGCGGCTTGATCCGACGGCGGCCGAAGCTCAATCGTCGGCACCTCGACCACGTCCGCGCCGAGCGCCGCCAGCTTGGCCGACAGCTCGCTCGCCTGCTGTCGGCTGCGGGTGACGACGACGGTCTTGCCGGAGAGGGGTCTGTTGTCAAACCAGCGCAGCGTCTCGCGCAGGCGGACAACCTCGCCGACGTACGTGATCGCCGGACTGCCGAGGCCTTGCGCCTTGATCGCGTCAGCAATCGTTCCGAGCGTGGCAACGACGGTCTTCTGCCGGCCGAGTGTGCCCCACTGGACACTCGCTGCCGGCGTGTCGGGCGACTTGCCGTGCTCGATCAGTTTGGCCGACAGGTCGCCGAGCTTCTTGACGCCCATGTAGACGCACAACAGCGGCAGCTTCGCCATCGCGGCCCAGTCCGTCGCCTCGCTGCCGGCCTCGTCGCGCGCGGCGGCATCGGGCGACTGCTTGGCCTTGTCCTTCTCGTGACCGGTGACGAGCGTGATCGACGTGTTGAGGTCGCGGTGCGTGACCGGAATGCCCGCGTAGGCCGCAGCCGCGACGGCGGCGGTGATGCCGGGGATGACCTCGAACGCCACGCCCGCCTCGACGCACGCCTCCGCCTCCTCGCCACCCCGGCCGAAGACGAACGGATCGCCGCCCTTGAGCCGTACGACGCGCCGCCCTGCCTTGGCCTCGTCGACGAGCAGGCGATTGATCTCGTCCTGCGTCATCGAATGGTGCTCCGCCCGCTTGCCGGCATAGACGTGTCGCGCGTCCAGCGCATGCCGCAGCAATGCCGAATTCGCCAGCGCGTCGTACACGACGACGTCTGCCTGAGCGAGGCGATCGCGGCCGGCGAGCGTCAGCAGCTCCGGGTCGCCGGGGCCGGCACCGACGAGTGAGACGATTCCTTTTGGCAACGGCAAGTGCGTCATCCTGGTCGCAATGAGGATTCTCGGGCGTGGCACCGTGCCGCGAACCGGCGTGCCAGCATCGTGGTGGCCGATGTTATCGATGCCGACGAGGCGGGCAGATCGTCGTATCGCCAAGTAAGGCGACCCCTTGCACGCGACGATCCATGGAGGTCCCCGGCCGACGCAACCCCGGCCGACACGCCCGTTTCATGGAGGAGCCTTCGACATGGTCGCCCACTCGCAACAGCCCGCACTTCGCCTCGTCGGCACCGATGCTGACCTCGACCTGCCCACGCCCGACGACGATCGACCCGACATCGTCGGCCGCATCGGCATCGCGTCGCAGCCGCAGCGAACCGCGCACTTCGCCAGCCACGACGATCGCCGCATCCACCCGCGACAGCAGATCAGCCTTCGCGTTCGCGGCCGACGCATCGACAACGACATTCAGGCGCTGCGTGAGCCGCACCTGAACCTCAACGTCGCCGACGTCAGCGTTGGTGGCATGCGGGCGGTCAGCCAGTCGCGTCTCCAGGTCGGCGAACGCGTCGCCGTCTATTTCCCGCCCACCGGCGGCCCGTCGGGTCGCGGCTGGGACGCCTGCGGCCGCGTCATCCGCGTCGAGCAACAGGCCCACCAGCCTGGCTGCACCATCGCCGTCAGCTTCGACCGCGCGATGGCGGCGTGAACCGAGGTCTCTTAAGCTTGCCGCGTGTCCGTCCTGACGTCCCGGTTGAGCAGTCGGGCTGAGGAGTTTGATCCCAACGAGTTCCGCATGAGCGTGGGTGACCACCTCGAGGACCTGCGGAGGCACCTGATCTTCGGGCTGATCGGCGTTTTCGTCGCCTTCTTC
It includes:
- a CDS encoding glycosyltransferase, translated to MQAVVDRQDVADVPDDVTAGRRRAPSAKQEGVARVRRDGKFFRVGQEQDAPKFHVKGFAYGPFAAGEDGIELPPRDEAEADLRQMADTGATVVRVYQTPPTWFMDLCLELGLRVLVDVAWPSNMSYASGEGSTRVRASARRAVRKAAKACGSHPAVFAISVANEIPADVVRFNGAAETEALLDDLMATGRRFAADCLFTFANYPSTEYIRPREADFVTFNVYLHDERAFRNYLARLQSLAGELPLVLGEYGIDTLREATPDEQATRLEGHLRAVFDEGLAGAIVFGFTDEWVVNGWRIDDWAFGVVEATRDEQGQRVVKPALDAVRRVFADAPHTAMVDGLPLWDTLPKVSVIVCSYNGASTVESCLRSLDQLNYPDYEVIFVDDGSKDHTQEIVRRFKRVRNIKQTNHGLSFARNVGLHAARGEIVVYTDSDCEADEDWLYHLVLAMKRTGHAGMGGPNLIPDEGDSDAGVVAEAVGMSPGGPTHVMIDDRTAEHVPGCNMAFRRDVALEVGGFDAGYRKAGDDVDFIWRLQDKGYTIGFSPAAQVWHYRRNSIEAYLKQQRGYGEAEAMLQFKHADRFNTLGASLWHGRIYGPEGPGSVGLRLGRDIIYHGVQGTGLFQTIYRRPISMAAAVLMSLEWHLLAAFIAVLGIAWPTLLLVALGMELTSAGLAIAAAYQQPEPKRRRWWSRPLVAYLHWRQPISRGWARYAYRLRGKCRGVGSFRRNGPLPRDPADKSVLRYWWGNGWGSIDGQGDRDRFGLLARVEAEAKAANLHVRHDSGWHDWDLELFGSRWAKTRVASVDEKHADGRLIRVRVSSRMTGFGKAMLVAFIALSVVASVRLYPPALLLWTLPALLMVRYKISAIRLSRRVMNLVDLSAERVKLLGVWPESKAAPVEEPVGEPAESFDDISVDAPARESKPILATV
- the cobA gene encoding uroporphyrinogen-III C-methyltransferase, with amino-acid sequence MPKGIVSLVGAGPGDPELLTLAGRDRLAQADVVVYDALANSALLRHALDARHVYAGKRAEHHSMTQDEINRLLVDEAKAGRRVVRLKGGDPFVFGRGGEEAEACVEAGVAFEVIPGITAAVAAAAYAGIPVTHRDLNTSITLVTGHEKDKAKQSPDAAARDEAGSEATDWAAMAKLPLLCVYMGVKKLGDLSAKLIEHGKSPDTPAASVQWGTLGRQKTVVATLGTIADAIKAQGLGSPAITYVGEVVRLRETLRWFDNRPLSGKTVVVTRSRQQASELSAKLAALGADVVEVPTIELRPPSDQAAVEQAFGVLEMGSYEWLIFTSPNGVVRTRELLEEKGFDFRSFWMTKVACVGPATARTCWDELRLRADLVPDTFDGDAVAEAVLEKVDDPAKAMVLMPRADIGRPSVAEAFRKRGVHVDDVAVYETKQITEVDADIAARVAEADVLTFTSGSTARGFFDLLPKPVNAKVVSIGPRTSEAVVAAGQTVDAEASEATIDALVDATLHVTATPSS
- a CDS encoding PilZ domain-containing protein → MVAHSQQPALRLVGTDADLDLPTPDDDRPDIVGRIGIASQPQRTAHFASHDDRRIHPRQQISLRVRGRRIDNDIQALREPHLNLNVADVSVGGMRAVSQSRLQVGERVAVYFPPTGGPSGRGWDACGRVIRVEQQAHQPGCTIAVSFDRAMAA